One Mangifera indica cultivar Alphonso chromosome 4, CATAS_Mindica_2.1, whole genome shotgun sequence genomic region harbors:
- the LOC123214319 gene encoding transcription factor bHLH95-like — MSEEASLHHYLFSENQSWPLTFSDNYNSNVNDISNSGDTQERKKASLPPSGSKNLKRGREGDIGSSSGIDNNNNNDNDNNNNNNNNNNNNDRVVKEGKGGNSGGESDDHEIHIWTERERRKKMRDMFITLHELLPQLPPKVDKSTIVDEAVKCIKTLQQTLQKLEKQKLERLQGVATFGYEPQPLLINSQKLALKSREAFLADHGSSTNFTIEAATSNVNSTNLVSASLRPVVFQTWTSANVVLKICGDEAHISVCSPRKLGLFTTICCVLEKHKIEVISAQVSSNSNRRMFMIHARVNRGYGQLTRAVPVEEIYKQATNELTALISS, encoded by the exons ATGTCAGAGGAAGCTTCACTGCACCACTATTTATTTTCGGAAAACCAGTCTTGGCCTCTTACCTTTTCTGATAATTATAACAGTAATGTTAATGATATTTCAAACAGTGGTGATACTCAAGAGAGGAAGAAGGCGTCACTGCCTCCTTCAGGCTCTAAGAACCTGAAGCGAGGAAGAGAAGGAGATATAGGATCAAGTAGTGgcattgataataataataataatgataatgataacaataataataataataataataataataacaatgatagGGTTGTGAAAGAAGGAAAAGGTGGCAATAGTGGTGGTGAATCGGATGATCATGAGATTCACATATGgacggagagagagagaaggaagaagatgagggACATGTTTATTACTCTTCATGAATTGCTTCCTCAACTTCCTCCTAag GTTGATAAATCCACGATCGTGGACGAAGCGGTGAAGTGCATCAAAACCCTACAACAAACTCTCCAAAAGCTCGAAAAACAAAAGCTAGAAAGGCTTCAAGGAGTAGCAACGTTCGGATATGAGCCGCAACCATTGTTAATCAACTCACAGAAACTAGCTTTGAAATCGAGGGAGGCATTTTTAGCTGATCATGGATCATCCACAAACTTCACCATTGAAGCTGCCACCAGTAATGTTAACTCTACAAATTTGGTTTCAGCATCACTGCGCCCTGTAGTCTTCCAAACATGGACTTCAGCCAAtgttgttttgaaaatttgcgGAGATGAAGCACATATAAGCGTGTGTTCGCCGAGGAAACTTGGACTCTTCACCACCATTTGCTGTGTGTTGGAGAAGCATAAAATAGAGGTGATTTCTGCTCAAGTTTCCTCCAACTCCAACCGAAGAATGTTCATGATTCATGCACGT GTGAATAGAGGTTATGGTCAGTTGACGAGGGCAGTTCCAGTGGAAGAAATATATAAGCAAGCTACAAATGAGCTGACAGCCTTGATCTCTTCTTGA